The following proteins are encoded in a genomic region of Streptomyces collinus Tu 365:
- a CDS encoding GMC oxidoreductase has protein sequence MVAVDALPLYDVIVIGTGAGGGTLAHRLAPSGKRVLVLERGDYLRRERDNWDSTAVFVKAKYRAPEFWLDRHGDEFPPEVNYYVGGNTKFYGAALFRLRPEDFGELRHHGGISPAWPIGYDDLEPYYTEAEHLYLVHGRHGEDPCEGPSSAQYAYPPVEHEPRIEQLSHDLEKRGLHPFHLPIGVNLTQDEYGRATHSSACIRCNRVDGFPCLVRAKSDAQVICVEPALRHPNVDLVTNARVTRLETDPTGRSVTTVVAQLPDEEEARFSADVVVVACGAVNSAALLLASADDRNPRGLANSSDVVGRYYMRHNNLALMAVSREPNDTQFQKTLALHDWYLGADDWDYPLGGIQMLGKSDAEQIHGEAPRWAGAVSPDMPFEVLAHHAVDFWLCGEDLPQPDNRVTLEDDGRIRLTLDEDNNTEGLKRLRHKLQHMLGHLGMHEHKLLSRSIYLHKGMPIGATAHQAGTVRFGTDPETSALDVNCKAHDLDNLYVVDTSFFPSIGAVNPSLTAMANALRVGDHLLERLG, from the coding sequence GTGGTCGCCGTGGACGCCCTGCCCCTCTACGACGTCATCGTCATCGGCACCGGAGCCGGCGGCGGCACGCTCGCCCACCGCCTCGCCCCGTCCGGCAAACGGGTGCTCGTCCTGGAACGCGGCGACTACCTGCGGCGCGAGCGCGACAACTGGGACTCCACGGCGGTGTTCGTCAAGGCCAAGTACCGCGCCCCGGAGTTCTGGCTCGACCGGCACGGCGACGAGTTCCCGCCCGAGGTGAACTACTACGTCGGCGGCAACACCAAGTTCTACGGCGCCGCCCTGTTCCGGCTGCGCCCGGAGGACTTCGGCGAACTGCGCCACCACGGCGGCATCTCGCCCGCCTGGCCCATCGGCTACGACGACCTGGAGCCGTACTACACCGAGGCCGAGCACCTCTACCTGGTGCACGGCCGGCACGGCGAGGATCCCTGCGAAGGGCCGAGCAGCGCGCAGTACGCCTATCCGCCCGTCGAACACGAGCCGCGCATCGAGCAGTTGAGCCACGACCTGGAGAAGCGCGGTCTGCACCCCTTCCACCTGCCGATCGGGGTCAACCTCACCCAGGACGAGTACGGCCGGGCCACCCATTCCAGCGCCTGCATCCGCTGCAACCGGGTCGACGGCTTCCCCTGCCTGGTCCGCGCCAAGTCCGACGCGCAGGTGATCTGCGTGGAGCCGGCCCTCCGGCACCCCAACGTCGACCTGGTCACCAACGCCCGGGTGACCCGGCTGGAGACCGACCCGACCGGGCGCAGCGTCACCACCGTCGTCGCCCAGCTCCCCGACGAGGAGGAGGCCCGCTTCTCGGCGGACGTCGTCGTCGTGGCCTGCGGGGCGGTCAACTCCGCGGCGCTGCTGCTGGCCTCCGCCGACGACCGCAACCCGCGCGGCCTGGCGAACAGCTCGGACGTGGTCGGCCGGTACTACATGCGCCACAACAACCTGGCTCTGATGGCCGTCTCCAGGGAACCCAACGACACCCAGTTCCAGAAGACGCTCGCGCTGCACGACTGGTACCTCGGCGCGGACGACTGGGACTACCCGCTCGGCGGGATCCAGATGCTCGGCAAGTCCGACGCCGAGCAGATCCACGGCGAGGCCCCGCGCTGGGCCGGAGCGGTCTCGCCCGACATGCCGTTCGAGGTGCTGGCCCACCACGCCGTCGACTTCTGGCTGTGCGGCGAGGACCTGCCGCAGCCGGACAACAGGGTCACCCTGGAGGACGACGGCCGGATCCGGCTCACCCTCGACGAGGACAACAACACCGAGGGCCTCAAGCGCCTGCGGCACAAGCTCCAGCACATGCTCGGCCACCTCGGCATGCACGAGCACAAGCTGCTGTCCCGCAGCATCTACCTGCACAAGGGCATGCCGATCGGCGCCACCGCCCACCAGGCCGGCACGGTCCGCTTCGGCACCGACCCCGAGACCTCCGCCCTGGACGTCAACTGCAAGGCGCACGACCTGGACAACCTGTACGTCGTGGACACG